In a genomic window of Phyllostomus discolor isolate MPI-MPIP mPhyDis1 chromosome 5, mPhyDis1.pri.v3, whole genome shotgun sequence:
- the LOC114497910 gene encoding pulmonary surfactant-associated protein A-like translates to MLLCSLALSLILLMVSGIECEVKEICVGSSGIPGTPGSHGLPGRDGRDGIKGDPGPPGPMGPPGGMPGLPGRDGLIGAPGIAGERGEKGEPGERGPPGLPAYLDEELQNILHNLRHQIWQSTGVLSLQGSMMRVGEKIFSTNGQSANFDAIRELCDRVGGSIAVPRSPEENDAIASIVKKHNTYTYLGLAGDPISGGFYYLDRAPVNYTNWYPGEPRGQGKEKCVEMYTDGQWNDKSCLQYRLAICEF, encoded by the exons ATGTTGCTGTGCTCTTTGGCCCTCTCCCTCATCCTACTGATGGTCTCTGGCATTGAGTGTGAAGTGAAGGAAATTTGTGTTGGAAGCTCAGGCATCCCTGGCACTCCAGGGTCTCATGGCCTGCCAGGCAGAGATGGAAGAGATGGAATCAAAGGAGACCCTGGACCTCCAG GCCCCATGGGCCCCCCTGGAGGAATGCCAGGCCTCCCTGGGCGTGATGGGCTGATTGGAGCCCCTGGCATTGCTGGTGAgcgtggagaaaagggagaaccTGGTGAGAGGGGCCCTCCAG GGCTTCCAGCTTATCTAGATGAGGAGCTCCAAAACATACTCCACAACTTGAGGCATCAAATCTGGCAGTCAACGGGAG TCCTCAGTTTGCAGGGTTCCATGATGAGAGTGGGAGAGAAGATCTTCTCCACCAATGGGCAGTCAGCCAATTTTGATGCCATTAGAGAGTTATGTGACAGAGTTGGTGGCAGCATTGCAGTCCCAAGGAGTCCAGAAGAGAATGACGCCATTGCAAGCATCGTGAAGAAGCACAACACTTATACCTACCTGGGTCTAGCTGGGGACCCTATCTCTGGAGGCTTCTACTACCTGGATAGGGCCCCTGTGAATTATACCAACTGGTACCCAGGGGAGCCTAGGGGTCAGGGTAAAGAGAAGTGTGTGGAAATGTACACAGATGGGCAGTGGAATGATAAGAGCTGCCTGCAGTACCGACTAGCCATCTGTGAGTTTTGA